The window TCGTTTGCAAGCATCACAGAGTACAAACATTTTCGACTACATCAAAAGTTTCAAGAGCTTCAATCTTTCCAGACTCCTTCTAAAAAACTCGAAAGAGCACAAAAATTATAATATGGAAGACGGATTACCAACTTACTATTCAATAAACACCCACCAATTTAAATATTACATGAACCGTATTATTCGACCTCTTTTTTTCACATTTACGTAACATATGGACAGAACTCTGATCACAGAGCATTGCTGCCGGCAATAcatttttctaaaaattaaaaaaagaaataaagtggGCAGGGCAGGTGCATGTCAGCTTTACTCCAAGCCCCACAGATACTTAACACCTTCACAAAATTTTACTGCCTTTAAAAGAcactcctacacacacacacaaaaaaatcctcaaaaaacacAATCTCCCACGACAAGGTCTCCCTGTGCCTACTTATAAAGCTTATTTAAAGCTCCAGACCTAGCCGAGGAAAAGCCCGACGGTTTCCGAGCGCCAGGCAGGCACTGCCCCGTTGCTGCCCGCGGCTCCCAGGCACGGAGGTCAGCCCGGGGCCGCCCCTCCCGGCCGTCACCCCCGGCCCCCTCGGGCTCCCAAGGGCCGCTCGTTTGCGGCCGCCCcctcggcggcggcgggaggcgcgGGCAGCCCCGCGGGGCCGAGGAGCCGCTTCCCCCCGCCGGCACGGCGGGCTCCGGCCGGGGAGGCCCCACCCACcgcggcgggccggggccggcggcCCCCGGGCGAGCTGTACACGGTATTTCGGGCTTCGCCGTCCCCGGGCCGGGGAGCCGCGGGCTCGGGGCGGGAGTTTTCGCTCGCACATCGCGGTCACGGCTCGGCGCACACGCCTCAGCCGCGGGGCGGGAGGGACGCGAGCGGAACGGCAGGCGGGGAGCCGGGGAGGGGCGGCGGGACAGAACACGGGGGAGAAGGAGGACagagggcggcggcggccgggggaggggagggagtgcGAGGGGCAGGCGCGGAGCGGGCcccgcggggagcggcggcggggcggggacggGGGGAGCGCGGGGAGGTTCGCCCCGCACCCCGCCTCCCCCTGCTGCAGAAACTACGCCATTGCGGCCTGGCCCGGGAGCCggcggcgctgccgcccgcccgcgcaccccccgccgccgccatcttggcggCCGCCGCCATGTTTGCCTCCTTCCCCCCGCCGCGGCCGGGCaggagcggcggcggcagcgcagACCCCGCCATCTTTTCGGGGAGCCGCCATACTTGCCCTGGCGATGAACATGGCGGCGCCCATCGCACACATCAAAACATGGCCTCCCTTCAAAACAAAACTGTCCCGGCCGCACCGCGCGGCCGCCGGCGGGGCCCGCGGCCCAGGGAGGGAGGGGTCCGGCGCGCACTTACCCGAGGCCCACATGGTGACCGAGAACTCCCCCTCCAGGGTCTTGATCTGCACCTGTTTCTGCTCCCATTtcctgccgccgccgccctcggccccgccgccgcctcccccgctCAGGTAACTCTTCTTGCTGCTCTTCTTGCCGCTGCCGCCCTTCTTAACGCGGCCTCCTCCGCCGGCCGAGGAGGAACCGCCGCCTCCGCTCTTGCTGCCGGCGGCGGCCACAGTGACCAGGGTCTGCTCGATGTACTCGTCCTCCCCGGCGGGGGCCGGCACGGGGATGAGGATCTGGTCCTCGAACCCGTCGTCGGCCCGCAGTCCGTCCGAGTCGTCTCCCCCCACCACCTCCTCGCGGGTCTGCACCAGGATCACctcctggtggtggtggtgcaggtggagctgccccccgccgccgccggccgcgccgccgcccgccccgctggGGTCCCCGTCCGACACCAGCGGCTGCAGCGCGATCATGGGCTGGTGGTGGTGGTAGTGATGGGGCGGGTGGTGCGGGCCGCACTCCTCGCAgcactcatcctcctcctcctcctcctcgtcctcctcgccGCCCACCACGGTGGTCTCGATGGTCTCCACCGGGATGGTCTCCACCTCGATCTCGTGCAGCTCCACGATCTCGGCCGGCATCTCTGAGCCGTCCGTGGCGATGTACAGGGTGTCTCCCGAGGCCATGGCGGGGCGAGGGGAGGGAAAGAGAGCTCCGCGGGCGGCGAGGGGGCTCCGGTCCGCTCCCCTCGGCGGATGGTGGGGCTCGGGCTCCTTTCGCctgccctccttctcctcct is drawn from Melospiza melodia melodia isolate bMelMel2 chromosome 6, bMelMel2.pri, whole genome shotgun sequence and contains these coding sequences:
- the YY1 gene encoding transcriptional repressor protein YY1; this encodes MASGDTLYIATDGSEMPAEIVELHEIEVETIPVETIETTVVGGEEDEEEEEEDECCEECGPHHPPHHYHHHQPMIALQPLVSDGDPSGAGGGAAGGGGGQLHLHHHHQEVILVQTREEVVGGDDSDGLRADDGFEDQILIPVPAPAGEDEYIEQTLVTVAAAGSKSGGGGSSSAGGGGRVKKGGSGKKSSKKSYLSGGGGGGAEGGGGRKWEQKQVQIKTLEGEFSVTMWASDDKKDIDHETVVEEQIIGENSPPDYSEYMTGKKLPPGGIPGIDLSDPKQLAEFARMKPRKIKEDDAPRTIACPHKGCTKMFRDNSAMRKHLHTHGPRVHVCAECGKAFVESSKLKRHQLVHTGEKPFQCTFEGCGKRFSLDFNLRTHVRIHTGDRPYVCPFDGCNKKFAQSTNLKSHILTHAKAKNNQ